The following DNA comes from Noviherbaspirillum sp. L7-7A.
GAGGACCTGCAGCGCAAGGGTTATCTTGGGCGCACCATCGGCCTGAAGCTGCGCTACGACGACTTCCAGACCGTCACCCGCGATGTCACGCTGCCGGTCCCTACGGACGATGCCGCCGCGATACGTCGTGCCGCCGGCGAATGCCTGCGCCGGGTGCCGCTGGAAAAGCGGCTGCGGCTCCTGGGCGTGCGGGTCGGCACGCTGTCGCCGCGCGGGCAGGCCAGCAGCGCAGCCGCGCAGCCCAGCCAGGGTGAATTGTGGCTGGCGTGAAGCCGGCGCCGTAGCGACAGCGCCGCTGGCCAGCAGCCGGTCAGCCGCCGGCCGGGCCGGTCAGCCGCCCGAAGAAGGGATAGTTTGGATCGTTGTAGCCCGGGGTAGAAGCATGGCCGGGCCGCACCAGGGTGTCGATCATTGCTTCCTCGGCCGCGTCCAGCGTCACGTCCAGCGCGGCGTAATAGTCCTCCATCTGTTCCAGCGTGCGCGGCCCGGCGATCACGGACGTGATGTGGCGGTTGGCCAGCACCCAGGCGGTGGCGAAATGCCCGAGCTTGATGCAGCGCCGGTCGCAATGCTCCTTCAGATGCTGGGCGATCGCCAGCGACTCCTCGCGGAACTCGGTTTCCATCATGCGCTTGTCGGCGCGGCCGGCGCGGCTGCCTTCTGGCGGCTGCTGGCCGGGCAGGTATTTGCCGCTCAGTACGCCGCGCGCGATCGGGCTGTACGGCACCACGCCCAGGCCGTAATGGGCGCAGGCCGGCAGGATCTCGACTTCCGGCATCCGGTTCAGCAGGTTGTAGTAGGGCTGGCAGACCGCCGGCGGCGCGACGTTGGCACGCTCGCAGGCGCGCACCGTCTCGGCGATGCGCCAGCCGCGGAAATTCGACAGGCCGAAGTAGCGGATCTTCCCCTCGCGCATCAGGTCGCCCATGGCACGCACCGCTTCGTCCAGGTTTTCCTCGTGGAAGTCGCGGTGCAGGTAG
Coding sequences within:
- a CDS encoding aldo/keto reductase; translation: MRYRRLGNSNLQVSALCLGTMMFGDQTAEAEAGRIVASARQHGVNFIDTADVYTKGASELMVGRLLAGQRDDWVLATKLGNTMGTQPNQSNYSRKWIMKETENSLRRLGTDYIDILYLHRDFHEENLDEAVRAMGDLMREGKIRYFGLSNFRGWRIAETVRACERANVAPPAVCQPYYNLLNRMPEVEILPACAHYGLGVVPYSPIARGVLSGKYLPGQQPPEGSRAGRADKRMMETEFREESLAIAQHLKEHCDRRCIKLGHFATAWVLANRHITSVIAGPRTLEQMEDYYAALDVTLDAAEEAMIDTLVRPGHASTPGYNDPNYPFFGRLTGPAGG